Proteins encoded by one window of Streptomyces sp. NBC_01477:
- a CDS encoding class I SAM-dependent methyltransferase → MPDTPVSSSGAALSRDGFSEDQLSRRRRVAEGFGADPARYDRTRPSYPEALLHRIVGARTGLDVLDVGCGTGIVARQFQAAGCTVLGVEPDPRMAGFARERGLTVEESTFEDWKPAGRSFDAVVAGQTWHWLDPAAGAVKAAQALRPGGQLSVFWNAEVPPPELLRSFGEIYRRVVPDSLVARQWTATTLDGYAMLSGRAADGMRQAGVFDAPQEWRLQWERLYTRQEWLDQLPTHGDLGQHSRERVAQVQDGIGAVIDAIGGSFTMGYTTVAVNAALTPA, encoded by the coding sequence GTGCCCGACACGCCAGTCTCTTCATCCGGAGCCGCCCTCTCGAGGGACGGATTCTCCGAGGACCAGCTTTCCCGACGACGACGGGTCGCGGAGGGTTTCGGCGCAGACCCCGCGCGTTATGACCGGACCCGGCCCAGCTATCCGGAAGCTCTCTTGCACCGCATCGTCGGAGCCCGCACCGGGCTCGACGTCCTGGACGTCGGCTGCGGTACGGGAATCGTAGCCCGGCAGTTCCAGGCGGCCGGCTGCACGGTGCTCGGAGTGGAACCCGACCCGCGGATGGCCGGGTTCGCCCGGGAGCGCGGGCTCACGGTCGAGGAGTCGACGTTCGAGGACTGGAAACCGGCCGGCCGGTCCTTCGACGCGGTCGTCGCCGGGCAGACGTGGCACTGGCTGGACCCGGCGGCCGGCGCGGTGAAAGCGGCCCAGGCGCTGCGTCCCGGCGGGCAGTTGTCGGTCTTCTGGAACGCGGAGGTCCCACCGCCCGAGCTGCTGAGGTCCTTCGGTGAGATCTACCGGCGGGTGGTGCCCGACTCGCTCGTCGCACGCCAGTGGACGGCCACCACCCTCGACGGGTACGCGATGCTGAGCGGCAGGGCGGCCGACGGGATGCGACAGGCCGGGGTCTTCGACGCGCCGCAGGAGTGGCGCCTCCAGTGGGAGAGGCTCTACACCCGGCAGGAGTGGCTCGACCAGTTGCCCACCCACGGTGACCTCGGTCAACACTCCAGGGAGCGGGTGGCGCAGGTGCAGGACGGCATCGGCGCCGTCATCGACGCCATCGGCGGCAGTTTCACCATGGGCTACACCACGGTCGCGGTGAACGCGGCGCTGACCCCCGCGTGA
- a CDS encoding polyprenyl synthetase family protein, producing MTPPDIERVNRLVTPILHQAVTRFDDRLRPMVVHHFGWPSSDLPTTTTSGKMIRATLTVLTGECFTSDAEAISRVAAAGAAVEMIHNFSLIHDDVMDGDKERRGRPAVWHEYGIPAAILTGDLLLAQAPLLLDGPWAADPRATRLLAEAVPRLAAGQMADLSLEGRAEASPDQALAVAADKTGALLACACELGALLAGASEEATRRFSRFGLWLGLAFQVADDILGIWGDPRRTGKPVGSDLRSRKGSFPVTAALASDTPEAAELARFYAGEGPVGEDEARRATDLVTRAGGRTRAVREIERFEMLARQELSSVRGLPVDRVAALLSLINFLSSRSY from the coding sequence GTGACCCCGCCGGACATCGAGCGCGTGAACCGGTTGGTGACCCCGATCCTCCACCAGGCGGTCACCCGGTTCGACGACCGCCTCCGGCCCATGGTCGTCCACCACTTCGGGTGGCCGTCGAGCGATCTACCGACGACGACCACCAGCGGCAAGATGATCCGCGCGACCCTCACCGTGCTGACCGGCGAATGCTTCACCAGCGACGCCGAAGCGATCTCCCGCGTCGCGGCCGCGGGCGCCGCCGTGGAGATGATCCACAACTTCTCCCTCATCCACGACGACGTCATGGACGGTGACAAAGAACGCCGCGGCCGCCCGGCCGTCTGGCACGAGTACGGGATACCGGCCGCCATCCTCACGGGCGATCTGCTGCTTGCGCAGGCCCCGTTGCTGCTGGACGGGCCCTGGGCCGCCGACCCGCGCGCGACTCGGTTGCTGGCCGAGGCCGTGCCCCGGCTCGCCGCCGGCCAGATGGCCGACCTCTCGCTGGAGGGCCGGGCCGAGGCCAGCCCGGACCAGGCGCTCGCGGTCGCCGCGGACAAGACCGGGGCACTCCTGGCCTGCGCCTGTGAGCTCGGCGCCCTGCTGGCCGGCGCCTCCGAGGAGGCGACACGACGGTTCAGCCGGTTCGGTCTCTGGCTCGGTCTCGCCTTCCAGGTCGCCGACGACATCCTGGGCATCTGGGGCGACCCCCGGCGCACCGGCAAGCCCGTCGGCTCCGACCTGCGCAGCAGAAAGGGCAGCTTCCCCGTGACGGCCGCCCTCGCCTCCGACACCCCGGAAGCCGCCGAACTGGCCCGCTTCTACGCCGGCGAGGGACCGGTCGGGGAGGACGAGGCGCGCCGCGCCACCGACCTGGTCACCCGGGCCGGCGGCCGGACGAGGGCGGTGCGGGAGATCGAGCGCTTCGAGATGCTGGCCCGCCAGGAGCTCAGCTCTGTCCGGGGACTGCCCGTGGACCGCGTGGCCGCACTGCTCTCGCTCATCAACTTCCTCTCCAGTCGGTCCTACTGA
- a CDS encoding cytochrome P450, translated as MTGNADVRTVLSDRSFTRDVMGERARRAGGTAGGARSVNMDGRPHNELRALVSRAFTARRVEAMTPRVQAWTDELIDAMEKAGPPADLVAHLAVPLPALAICELLGFPIEDRHLLSGWCERITTLGSGGPDQRAWQELSAYIARRVPVERAALRDGFAPEASILTGLVHAHDSAGALSMEELLSLTVVVLAGGLETTQTAIGAGMVRLFRNPDQLDKVRADPGLVVPAVEEILRCQPVIDVNRVQVATRAVRLGGQEIRAGDLVQVSVNAANRDERVFPDSERCDVTRGPNPHLAFGYGAHHCLGAALARLELTTAFSTLLRRLPGLRPAVPLDSLGWRGGHVTLGLEELPVAW; from the coding sequence GTGACCGGTAACGCAGACGTCCGGACCGTGCTGAGCGACCGGAGCTTCACCCGGGACGTCATGGGTGAGCGCGCCCGGCGGGCCGGCGGAACAGCGGGCGGCGCGCGGTCGGTGAACATGGACGGTCGCCCCCACAACGAACTGCGCGCCCTGGTGTCCAGGGCTTTCACCGCGCGGCGTGTCGAGGCCATGACGCCGCGCGTCCAGGCGTGGACCGACGAACTGATCGACGCCATGGAGAAGGCGGGGCCACCGGCCGACCTCGTGGCGCACCTGGCCGTTCCGCTGCCCGCCCTCGCCATCTGCGAGCTGCTCGGTTTCCCCATCGAGGACCGCCACCTGCTGAGCGGTTGGTGCGAGCGCATCACCACGCTCGGCAGCGGCGGCCCCGACCAGCGGGCGTGGCAGGAACTGAGTGCCTACATCGCTCGCCGGGTGCCGGTCGAACGCGCGGCGCTGCGCGACGGGTTCGCACCGGAGGCGTCCATCCTGACCGGGCTGGTCCACGCCCACGACAGCGCGGGCGCGCTGTCCATGGAGGAGCTGCTGTCGCTGACCGTCGTCGTCCTCGCGGGCGGCCTGGAGACGACCCAGACCGCGATCGGCGCCGGGATGGTGCGGCTGTTCCGCAACCCCGACCAGCTGGACAAGGTGCGCGCCGACCCGGGACTCGTTGTCCCCGCGGTCGAGGAGATCCTGCGCTGCCAGCCCGTCATCGACGTCAACCGCGTCCAGGTGGCCACCCGGGCGGTGCGGCTGGGCGGGCAGGAGATCCGCGCCGGGGATCTGGTCCAGGTGTCGGTCAACGCGGCCAACCGCGACGAGAGGGTCTTCCCCGACAGCGAACGCTGCGACGTCACGCGCGGGCCGAACCCGCATCTCGCGTTCGGCTACGGCGCGCACCACTGCCTGGGGGCGGCCCTGGCACGGCTCGAACTCACGACGGCCTTCTCGACGCTTCTGCGGCGTCTGCCGGGCCTGCGGCCGGCTGTGCCGCTGGACAGCCTCGGCTGGCGGGGCGGGCACGTGACGCTGGGCCTCGAGGAGCTGCCGGTCGCCTGGTAA
- a CDS encoding acyl-CoA dehydrogenase family protein yields the protein MEFDLTEEQEQRIRRLRDAADRLPRPEPGEAAGRDVWQAAGESGITGLCLPEDHGGGGLGALDTALGLEAFCAGGADTGFAFAIAAHLLACGTALAQHAGEPVRADLLRGLGSGMTIAANAMTEDGAGSDVSRLSTTAVREGDAYVLEGVKSFVSNAPLADILVTYAVTAPAAGFLGLSAFAVPTDLPGLRIGPPLAKAGLDGCAAARVEFSGCRVPLAYRMGAEGQGSAIFQRSMTWERACLPAIYLGTMEAQLRRCVTHAAQRRQFGRRIADFQAVSHRLATMKQRLESSRLLLYRACWQVDKGSQNAGQAAAMAKVAVAESAVANGVDAAQVLGAKGYLTAEGVGGGRLNDLVPLHIFSGTTDIQREIIVKGMGL from the coding sequence GTGGAGTTTGACCTCACCGAGGAACAGGAGCAGCGGATCCGGCGCCTCCGCGACGCCGCTGACCGCCTGCCCCGCCCCGAACCGGGGGAGGCGGCCGGCAGGGACGTGTGGCAGGCCGCGGGGGAGTCCGGGATCACCGGCCTGTGCCTGCCTGAGGACCACGGAGGAGGCGGGCTCGGCGCGCTCGACACGGCTCTCGGCCTGGAGGCGTTCTGCGCGGGCGGCGCCGACACCGGGTTCGCCTTCGCGATCGCGGCGCACCTGCTGGCCTGCGGCACGGCCCTCGCCCAGCACGCCGGCGAGCCGGTCCGGGCCGACCTGCTGCGCGGCCTCGGCTCCGGCATGACGATCGCCGCCAACGCGATGACCGAGGACGGGGCGGGTTCGGACGTGAGCAGGCTCTCGACGACCGCGGTGCGCGAAGGCGACGCCTACGTGCTCGAGGGGGTGAAGTCGTTCGTCAGCAACGCCCCCCTGGCCGACATCCTCGTCACCTACGCGGTCACCGCGCCCGCCGCCGGCTTCCTCGGACTGTCCGCGTTCGCCGTCCCTACGGACCTACCGGGGCTGCGGATCGGCCCGCCCCTCGCCAAGGCAGGACTGGACGGCTGCGCCGCCGCCCGGGTGGAGTTCTCCGGGTGCCGCGTCCCCCTCGCGTACCGGATGGGTGCGGAAGGCCAGGGCAGCGCCATCTTCCAGAGGTCCATGACCTGGGAGCGGGCGTGCCTGCCCGCGATCTACCTGGGCACGATGGAGGCCCAGCTGCGGCGCTGCGTCACGCACGCCGCTCAACGGCGGCAGTTCGGCCGGCGCATCGCGGACTTCCAGGCGGTCTCCCACCGTCTGGCCACCATGAAGCAGCGCTTGGAGAGCAGCCGCCTGCTGCTGTACCGGGCGTGCTGGCAGGTGGACAAGGGCAGCCAGAACGCCGGTCAGGCGGCGGCCATGGCCAAGGTCGCCGTCGCGGAGAGCGCCGTCGCCAACGGCGTCGACGCCGCGCAGGTGCTCGGGGCGAAGGGATATCTGACCGCGGAGGGCGTCGGCGGCGGCCGGCTGAACGATCTCGTCCCCCTGCACATCTTCTCGGGGACGACGGACATCCAGCGGGAGATCATCGTCAAGGGGATGGGCCTGTGA
- a CDS encoding cytochrome P450: MTATEQGTRLADQSADAATMLAWFRRMRESEPVSHDEEAGVWHVFRHADVERVLADPGTFSSDFSSFMPAQEDVDRFIKGNLLRKDPPQHRKLRTLVSKAFTPAVVAQLAPRIEVIADELLDAKAGADRLELVADLASPLPVTVIAELLGIPAEDRPMFGRWADSLVAPESQTSFIPNEDRTKAMAVVMREMNAYCLEHIHRRRAAPGQDLVSKLVAAEVDGQRLDDDEITGFVGLLLLAGHITTTALLTNVILCLDEFTDVAAALRADPGALPGAIEEVLRFRTPLAPSMRRTTREVRVGERTLPPGKLVLAWLASANRDERQFTAPDTFDIHRAPNPHLSLGHGIHFCLGAPLARLEVRIALEKMLGRWSGIAVADGVEYHDARGIVGAKKLPLRIRWA; this comes from the coding sequence ATGACGGCGACCGAACAAGGGACCCGGCTGGCGGACCAGTCCGCCGATGCCGCGACGATGCTCGCCTGGTTCCGGCGGATGCGGGAGAGCGAACCCGTCAGCCATGACGAGGAAGCCGGTGTGTGGCACGTCTTCCGCCACGCCGACGTGGAACGCGTCCTCGCCGACCCCGGCACCTTCTCCTCCGACTTCAGCTCGTTCATGCCCGCGCAGGAAGACGTCGACCGCTTCATCAAGGGCAACCTGCTGCGCAAGGACCCGCCCCAGCACCGCAAACTGCGCACCCTGGTGAGCAAGGCCTTCACCCCGGCAGTGGTCGCGCAACTCGCCCCGCGCATCGAGGTGATCGCCGACGAACTGCTGGACGCGAAGGCCGGCGCCGACCGGTTGGAGCTGGTCGCGGACCTGGCGTCCCCTCTCCCCGTCACCGTGATCGCCGAACTGCTGGGCATCCCCGCCGAGGACCGCCCGATGTTCGGGCGCTGGGCCGACTCGCTGGTCGCCCCGGAGAGCCAGACGTCCTTCATACCGAACGAAGACCGCACGAAGGCCATGGCGGTGGTCATGCGGGAGATGAACGCCTACTGCCTGGAGCACATCCACCGGCGGCGGGCCGCGCCAGGCCAAGACCTGGTCAGCAAGCTCGTGGCGGCAGAGGTGGACGGCCAGCGCCTGGACGACGACGAGATCACCGGGTTCGTAGGGCTGCTGCTGCTCGCCGGACACATCACGACCACCGCGCTGCTGACCAACGTCATCCTGTGTCTGGACGAGTTCACGGATGTCGCCGCGGCACTGCGCGCGGACCCGGGCGCCCTGCCTGGCGCCATCGAGGAGGTACTGCGCTTCCGTACCCCGTTGGCCCCGAGCATGCGCAGGACCACGCGAGAGGTGCGGGTCGGCGAACGCACCCTGCCCCCGGGCAAGCTCGTGCTCGCCTGGCTGGCCTCGGCCAACCGGGACGAGCGGCAGTTCACGGCGCCGGACACCTTCGACATCCACCGCGCACCCAATCCGCACCTGAGTCTCGGCCACGGGATCCATTTCTGCCTGGGAGCGCCGCTCGCCCGTCTCGAGGTGCGGATCGCCCTGGAGAAGATGCTCGGCCGCTGGAGCGGGATAGCGGTCGCGGACGGCGTCGAGTACCACGACGCGCGCGGCATTGTCGGCGCCAAAAAGCTGCCGCTGCGCATCCGTTGGGCCTGA
- a CDS encoding phosphopantetheine-binding protein, which translates to MDLVTENSEPVDPVRVLARLDSLLREVWDDLPAGAPVDRDASFRSLGVDSLTLVLLLDKVGAEFDIDWETEASPGAASSLRSILDLVVRRRSADTA; encoded by the coding sequence GTGGACCTGGTTACAGAGAATTCAGAGCCAGTCGATCCCGTACGCGTTCTCGCCCGACTCGACTCGCTCCTCAGAGAAGTCTGGGACGACCTGCCCGCCGGTGCACCGGTAGATCGCGACGCGTCGTTCCGCAGCCTCGGCGTCGATTCACTGACGCTGGTTCTGCTGCTCGACAAAGTAGGCGCGGAATTCGACATCGACTGGGAGACCGAAGCGTCGCCGGGCGCCGCCAGCTCGCTGCGCTCGATCTTGGATCTGGTCGTGCGAAGGCGCTCCGCCGACACCGCTTGA
- a CDS encoding B12-binding domain-containing radical SAM protein, translating into MLELKSDMFLLHAPSVFDFRERDDLLFAYLSDSDSVNVTSVYEMYPIGWFSIKQHLAEHDVQCDIVNIASLMLMHPELDVEGLIGRLEAPVFGFDLHWMTQCYGAIELAKLVKRIHPDALTVFGGISATYYAEELARYDAVDVVVQGYDTLEPVRLLTEKVLRGDRDFRSVPNLLYTSGDEVVSTGFDHKPQTNYNNVANSWSYYKKTPVTPLSSKLIMTLPNTGCAHDCGWCGGSRFAYRNIMDVRKTLVQKDNDLIIEELRTMGEAAKHTSIYALQCYSENKTRMHSYLDAVHDFGYRSVYFEQFNLTPDDTLKKMGESTDAYVLLSPESHDPRISRAAGRGTFTMEEMERWIPRALDAGIKGVMVWFFIGMPYQDRQSVMDTVAYSERLIRKFDGWPALPLICPMVPFLDPGCRFFEEPEKHGYRIFHRTLEEHRQAMIEPIWYRRLNYETQWLSRRDLQDVSYEAIARLVSIKGEYGVLRREFCEAVLETIDQTRRLLGEMERALTLDGELPASLRDEMRAYNRRILAYSSDQILPMPRPFGGRWFDDVTVPAELISEMSGPNARAASRPQ; encoded by the coding sequence ATGCTTGAGCTGAAGTCCGACATGTTCCTCCTGCACGCGCCGAGTGTCTTCGATTTTCGCGAGCGTGACGACCTCCTCTTCGCGTATCTGAGCGACAGCGACAGCGTCAACGTGACCTCCGTCTACGAGATGTACCCGATCGGCTGGTTCTCCATCAAGCAGCATCTGGCCGAGCACGACGTGCAGTGCGACATCGTCAATATCGCCTCGCTGATGCTGATGCACCCCGAACTCGACGTCGAAGGGCTGATAGGCCGGCTCGAAGCGCCCGTCTTCGGTTTCGACCTGCACTGGATGACACAGTGCTACGGCGCGATCGAGCTGGCGAAACTCGTCAAGCGGATCCATCCGGACGCGCTGACCGTGTTCGGCGGCATCTCGGCGACCTACTACGCCGAGGAACTCGCCCGGTACGACGCGGTGGACGTCGTCGTGCAGGGCTACGACACCCTGGAACCCGTCCGCCTCCTCACCGAGAAGGTGCTGAGGGGAGACCGGGACTTCCGCTCGGTCCCGAACCTTCTCTACACCTCCGGGGACGAGGTCGTGTCCACGGGGTTCGACCACAAGCCACAGACCAACTACAACAACGTCGCCAACAGCTGGTCGTACTACAAGAAGACACCGGTGACGCCGCTCTCCAGCAAACTCATCATGACGCTCCCGAACACCGGATGCGCTCACGACTGCGGCTGGTGCGGAGGCTCCCGCTTCGCTTACCGCAACATCATGGACGTCCGCAAGACCCTCGTGCAGAAGGACAACGACCTGATCATCGAGGAGCTCAGGACGATGGGAGAGGCGGCCAAACACACCTCCATCTACGCCCTGCAGTGCTACTCCGAGAACAAGACCCGCATGCACAGCTACCTCGATGCCGTGCACGACTTCGGTTATCGGAGCGTCTATTTCGAGCAGTTCAACCTGACGCCGGACGACACCCTGAAGAAGATGGGTGAGTCCACCGACGCCTACGTCCTGCTCTCGCCCGAGTCCCACGATCCCAGGATCAGCAGGGCGGCGGGGCGCGGAACGTTCACCATGGAGGAGATGGAGCGGTGGATCCCCCGCGCGCTGGACGCCGGGATCAAGGGCGTCATGGTGTGGTTCTTCATCGGCATGCCGTACCAGGACCGCCAGTCGGTGATGGACACCGTCGCCTACTCCGAGCGCCTGATCCGCAAGTTCGACGGATGGCCCGCACTGCCGCTCATCTGCCCGATGGTGCCCTTCCTCGACCCCGGATGCCGGTTCTTCGAGGAACCCGAGAAACACGGCTACCGGATCTTCCACCGCACGCTCGAAGAGCACCGACAGGCCATGATCGAACCGATCTGGTACCGCCGCCTCAACTACGAGACGCAGTGGCTCAGCCGACGTGATCTCCAGGACGTCTCCTACGAGGCGATCGCACGGCTCGTCAGCATCAAGGGCGAGTACGGCGTACTGCGCCGTGAGTTCTGTGAGGCCGTACTGGAGACCATCGACCAGACCCGCCGACTGCTCGGAGAGATGGAACGTGCCCTCACGCTGGACGGCGAACTGCCCGCCTCCCTCCGGGACGAGATGCGCGCGTACAACCGCAGGATCCTCGCCTACTCCAGCGATCAGATCCTGCCCATGCCGCGTCCCTTCGGCGGGCGCTGGTTCGACGATGTGACAGTGCCCGCCGAACTCATCAGCGAGATGTCGGGACCGAACGCCCGGGCGGCGAGCCGCCCCCAGTGA
- a CDS encoding non-ribosomal peptide synthetase yields MSKPANLHTLLADAAARTPRAPAVAGPCGTVTYAELDARADAVARALAGQGVGRGDRVLVWGPKSADVLAAMQAVLRLGAVYVPVDPLSPAERIETLAHECAACALCSPAELLPRVPDTLRTALACVDIEMPNLSAGADGDAREAPRAVVGEDEPAYILFTSGSTGTPKGVTISHRNALALVEWAVEELAAGPGDRFANHASFSFDLSVLDIYAAFAVGAAVCPVPSEFAYAPERLVEFLHREHITVWYSVPSVLTLMRRDGGLLDRPAPEALRAVLFAGEPFPVHQVRELAEWTSARLLNFYGPTETNVCTYHEVRPEDLERDVPVPIGAACSGDRVWAAGRDGRAAGPGEEGELMVDGPTVFLGYWGRPAQHGPYGTGDRVRVRPDGSFDYLGRADGQVKVRGHRIELSEVSVALHTHPEVAEAAVAAVGDGLERHLAAFVARTPASTLGNIGLRRHLARRLPPQMIPDDVRFVDALPRNDRGKLDLTALVSAYNLRGVSVTARQEQEEIAAELLAFIRESFLSGDPQGELAGDTPLLELGILNSLNTTVLIAHILDEFEVKLPWSDVTPESFKNVDNLSAMVYERRSSAHA; encoded by the coding sequence GTGAGCAAGCCCGCCAACCTCCACACGTTGCTCGCAGACGCCGCAGCGCGCACCCCCCGGGCCCCGGCCGTTGCCGGCCCTTGCGGCACGGTGACCTACGCGGAGCTCGACGCCCGCGCCGACGCCGTGGCCCGCGCCCTGGCCGGCCAAGGCGTCGGCCGCGGCGACCGCGTCCTCGTATGGGGCCCGAAATCGGCGGACGTGCTCGCCGCCATGCAGGCTGTCCTGCGGCTCGGCGCCGTCTACGTCCCGGTCGACCCCCTCAGCCCCGCGGAGCGGATCGAAACCCTCGCCCACGAGTGCGCGGCATGCGCGCTGTGCTCACCGGCCGAACTGCTCCCACGCGTTCCCGACACCCTGCGCACGGCTCTGGCCTGCGTCGACATCGAGATGCCGAACCTCTCCGCCGGAGCGGACGGGGACGCGCGCGAAGCGCCGCGTGCCGTCGTCGGTGAGGACGAACCCGCCTACATCCTCTTCACCTCGGGTTCGACGGGCACACCGAAAGGCGTCACCATCAGCCACCGCAACGCCCTTGCGCTCGTGGAATGGGCCGTTGAGGAGCTGGCGGCCGGGCCCGGAGACAGGTTCGCCAACCACGCCTCGTTCTCCTTCGACCTGTCGGTCCTCGACATCTACGCCGCCTTCGCGGTGGGCGCGGCGGTCTGCCCCGTCCCCAGCGAGTTCGCGTACGCCCCCGAACGCCTGGTCGAGTTCCTGCACCGGGAGCACATCACCGTCTGGTACTCCGTTCCCTCCGTGCTGACCCTCATGCGGCGCGACGGCGGCCTGCTCGACCGGCCGGCCCCTGAGGCGCTGCGTGCGGTGCTCTTCGCGGGTGAACCCTTCCCCGTCCATCAGGTACGGGAGCTCGCCGAGTGGACCAGCGCGCGGCTGCTCAACTTCTACGGCCCGACCGAGACCAACGTGTGCACGTACCACGAGGTCCGGCCCGAGGACCTGGAGCGCGACGTCCCGGTCCCGATCGGCGCGGCCTGCAGCGGCGACCGCGTCTGGGCGGCCGGTCGCGACGGCCGAGCGGCCGGACCCGGTGAGGAGGGCGAGCTCATGGTCGACGGCCCGACCGTCTTCCTCGGGTACTGGGGACGGCCGGCCCAGCACGGCCCCTATGGCACGGGGGACCGGGTCAGAGTCCGGCCCGACGGCTCCTTCGACTACCTCGGGCGCGCCGACGGACAGGTCAAGGTCCGAGGCCACCGCATCGAGTTGAGCGAGGTGTCGGTGGCACTGCACACGCATCCGGAGGTGGCCGAGGCCGCGGTCGCCGCCGTGGGGGACGGGCTCGAACGGCATCTGGCCGCGTTCGTGGCCAGGACACCGGCGAGCACCCTGGGGAACATCGGGCTCAGACGCCATCTGGCGCGGCGGCTGCCCCCGCAGATGATCCCCGACGACGTGCGTTTCGTCGACGCGCTGCCCCGCAACGACCGGGGGAAGCTCGACCTCACGGCCCTGGTCTCCGCATACAACTTACGAGGGGTCTCAGTGACAGCCAGGCAGGAACAAGAAGAGATTGCAGCAGAGCTGCTCGCGTTCATCCGGGAGAGCTTCCTGTCCGGAGACCCTCAAGGAGAGCTCGCCGGTGACACACCACTCCTCGAACTGGGCATTCTCAACTCGCTGAACACCACGGTCCTGATCGCCCACATACTCGACGAATTCGAGGTCAAGCTGCCCTGGAGCGACGTCACTCCGGAAAGCTTCAAGAACGTCGACAACCTCAGCGCGATGGTGTACGAGAGGCGGTCGTCCGCCCATGCTTGA
- a CDS encoding ketoacyl-ACP synthase III family protein, translating into MRIRDVYLAGIGVFLPTVQSIGSAVEQGLVRAGTAAEHGLSGVGVAGRTAAPEMALAAAQEALKSSGASVEDIGLLLYTGVWHQGPDGWGPQAYLQRHLLGDDLLAMEVRNGCNGTFGALELAAGYLKAFPHVPAALITASDNFGTPLIDRWSPGDGVAYLGDGASAVVVSTTPGFAELLSLCSATFSAMEEAHRGGEPLFPPTATTATALDYGARSAAFQRAAEEDGSWVRLLLDHQRHNVVCTERALEEAGVTADDIKHVLIHGMPRQAAASYLKILGFPLERSTWDFSRTVGHLGASDHMAALHHLLATERLRAGDHVLLCGFSPGVTYKAAVVHVLGTEPTRNREAQVSGV; encoded by the coding sequence GTGCGCATCCGGGATGTCTACCTCGCCGGAATCGGCGTGTTCCTGCCTACGGTGCAGAGCATCGGATCGGCGGTGGAACAGGGGCTCGTGCGGGCCGGCACGGCCGCGGAGCACGGACTGTCGGGGGTCGGGGTCGCGGGACGGACGGCGGCGCCGGAGATGGCCTTGGCCGCCGCGCAGGAGGCGCTCAAGAGCAGCGGGGCGAGCGTCGAGGACATCGGGCTGCTCCTCTACACCGGCGTCTGGCACCAGGGCCCCGACGGCTGGGGCCCGCAGGCGTATCTGCAGCGGCACCTGCTCGGTGACGACCTGCTCGCGATGGAGGTCAGGAACGGCTGCAACGGGACCTTCGGCGCGCTGGAACTCGCGGCCGGGTACCTCAAGGCCTTCCCCCACGTCCCTGCGGCGCTGATCACCGCGAGCGACAACTTCGGAACGCCGCTGATCGACAGGTGGAGCCCCGGCGACGGGGTGGCCTATCTGGGTGACGGCGCCAGCGCTGTCGTGGTGAGCACCACCCCGGGCTTCGCGGAACTGCTCTCCCTGTGCTCGGCCACGTTCTCGGCGATGGAGGAGGCCCACCGGGGCGGCGAACCGCTCTTCCCGCCCACCGCCACCACCGCCACCGCCCTGGACTACGGGGCCAGAAGCGCTGCATTCCAGCGCGCGGCCGAGGAGGACGGCTCGTGGGTGCGGCTGCTCCTTGACCACCAGAGGCACAACGTCGTCTGCACCGAGCGGGCGCTTGAGGAGGCCGGCGTGACGGCAGACGACATCAAGCACGTCCTCATCCACGGCATGCCGCGCCAGGCGGCCGCCTCCTACCTCAAGATCCTCGGTTTCCCCCTCGAACGGTCGACGTGGGACTTCAGCAGGACCGTCGGGCACCTCGGCGCGAGCGACCACATGGCGGCGCTGCACCACCTGCTGGCCACGGAGCGACTCCGAGCCGGGGACCACGTGCTGCTGTGCGGCTTCTCCCCGGGAGTGACGTACAAGGCGGCGGTCGTCCACGTCCTCGGCACCGAGCCGACCCGGAATCGTGAGGCGCAGGTCAGTGGAGTTTGA